AAAATTGATCAAAGGCAATTTGCAAGGAACATGTATGCAATGTTTTTTCATCTATTCTGTGCCATTAGCCAATTTCTTACATGAGTCTTGCATCTTGCAAATCAATACCCATGTTggttaagaaataagagaaagtaTTTACTAtggagaatataaaaaaaagtcatgggATAGTAAAATTTTGTGCAtcccaataaaaatattttttcttttaggtCCTTAAACCTAGATTTTAAATTGTGGTCACAAATAAAGTTTCATTGTGATCCTTATATTGATGAAATTGGATATATACGAATGCAGTTAGTTGCAGTTGCAGTTAGAGTTGCGATAAGCCGATAATGAAGACCTCAAAAACCTTGACGTTGTGGTCAAAATTGTAATTCTGGACCATTTTTACTTTGAACATAACTACCaccaaaatttgattaaaatatttattattacaagGAAACTGTTGATGAACATTCTAGAATGAAAAAATGGATTTGTGATTTAATGATCCAAAACACAAACATAATAAACTGAACTCTGCTTGAAACTACACATGTTTTTTGGCATGTAAGAGATATTAACAAGAAAAgctgattttttataattgagtgATTTCGGTTGTTTGACACTCTTTCTTTGCTAACTTGACTTCATTATTGAAGCATGTGAACTACTACCATCAGTTCTGCCtaagatatataaattatataaaccaTACAACAAAACTGAAAATTCTACCATTGAAATGCGAAGTAATATACAAAACTAGGAATTTAACAAGTGGGCTTTTCATGATACAACCTTTTCCATTTGTGTACTCTAGAGTGGCGTTGTTTCAATGACACAAGACATGGAAGACACAAAATATCAAATAACTGGCACTAGCTGAAAATCATTGGTGAAGATTTTATGATAGATTTCTTTGTAGTTATACAGatataacaaataacaataatagttTATGGGGTCAAGCCTTTTTCTTCTGATGTGTATGCGTCTTAGTTTTTCAATATTGTCTCTTGTACTGAAAAGAACAAAATTGGAGAAAAGTAGTAGTAAACCATCAATTTCATCCTTAAATTATTACATTCTCAACTAGTCCTGGAAGTATTACAAATCCTGCTAAGTAATCCTCTAAATATTAAACAACCCTTCACATTGGTCCTTGAACTGTACTGGAATACATCAACTTACAAACTAAAGTGATGAACTTCAATGTtacaaaaatagttttaatattttagagACTACTTAAGAGAGAGAGTAATACTTCTGGGGCGAAATTGGTGgttaattcaaatatatagaGTTTAGCTGGTGGAATTCTAGGTACTTTGATGATTAGCTTGGCCTTTACGCATGAACTGATACACATAAGGATTCAATTTTGCCAATGCTAATCAAATGCCAATCCTTGCATTGACCAGATGCAATAATTGGCTCACTAAGTTTTACACTGTTCACAGAGCTCGAAAACTAGGGTAGATCTGTTTTTTAACTTACCACGGTAAATAGGTTATTATACTTGTTACTAAGACACaggaaacaaattttaaatgtcATTAGACCTATGAAGAAAGTGACTATTgcaaacaaaaaattcaaaagtgcAGTTTGTAGAGCTCCATTTAAAGTATTTGACAAGTTAAGGGAATCTTTATTTTCACTACTCAGTTTAACTATGAAGTAGATGATGATGGGATGGAAAGCCAGGGATTTAAGAGAAACTGGCATCAGTCCCGTGCAAAACCACAGGAAAAGAGAAAACCAACattttatgataataattagTAACCAAAACGTCAttggttgaaaggaaaaaaaagttgattaaaaaaattgacatgtgACAGAAATTTGGACAGATTTATGATATACTGAGATAATAACAAGATTTTATAGGTAGGTGAAAAGGGGGGAAACGGTTTTCATAAAAATGACATGCAAAATCTCCTTTTCCTTCTCCCATGATGAAGTCATTGTCTTTAAAAGACTTCCCACAACTTCACCCTTTTCATTCATATTCTCTTCTATGCTCCCTTAGGTGTCTATCACTATTTAACTTCCCTTTCCCCTCATCAAAAAACACACactttctttccattttccaAGCCATGTCAACCTCAAGAACCTCTGATGCTTCCCTCAAAGGATATGAGTCCAACCAAACCCAAATGAATCTGTCCCTCCTTCAACGTAACATGTCTCCTTCTGGCGAGAGAAGAGGCCGAGGAAAACAAGCAGAACCTGGAAGGTTTCTCGGAGTAAGAAGGCGCCCTTGGGGTAGATATGCTGCTGAAATCAGAAACCCTTTAACTAAAGAAAGACATTGGCTTGGAACATTTGACACTGCTCAAGAAGCAGCTCTTGCTTATGACAGAGCTGCTCTGTCCATGAAAGGATGCCAAGCAAGAACCAACTTCATATATTCCAAAGACACCAATACCAACATTTTCCACAATGCTCTCACTCCTATGAATACTCAACCTCTCTTGCCACCTTCACATAACACTCACAACACACAACCAACCAATCAAAGTGGCCTATCTCACCACCTTGGTGCTATCTCTTCCCACATTGAAAACCCTTCTGACATGAGTGCATATGGGTCACCTCAGGATGATAATTTCTTCTTCTCCAATGATTCTAACTCGGGCTATCTTGAATGCATAGTTCAGGATAACTGCTTCAGGAAGAGCAATGCCAGTGCTTCAAGTCATGACCTTACGATTGGCCACGTTAACTCAAACTCCATGCATGTTCAGCCACATTTTGACACCACTCAAGAAGCCTTGAACATGCAAACAACAGTGACTTCAAACTATGCAGATATTTCTTACCCTAGTCAAGGATTATGGAACAATCAGCAATCATGGGATTGCAGTTCCAATGAACTAGCAGCTATGTTTAAAAATCCATCAAGGGCTGAGGAAGGGTACATGTGCATGAATGCATTAATGTATCCCTTCACTGATAGTTCAAGCTACGGTTTTATGACTCAGGCTGAGGCTGTTTCTTCAACTACCTTTTCTCCATCACTTCCTCCCTTTGGGGATGCTGATTTGGGATACTCACCCTTTTGAGCTGGGGTTAGGTAAAgtacattttattaaaaagggGTGTCTGACaagaaattattacatggtGTCGAACTATCGTATGAATTTCTCTGTGAAACGTAATCGAATTttagtaacttttttttgtaaactaAAAAATTGGATTATATGTTACGTGGAGATTGATCACACTATGGCCACGTGGTACTTGCATGCAGTTTTGGTACGTCTGTCAGGTAACTTTGGTCTTGGAAGCAAGAGGTCTTTTATTCTTGTAATGTAATTACTGAACTGCACACATATATATGGGGTGAGCTCTTTTTGGTTCTACGATGTTGAAAAAAACTTTAGTACCTCTGTACCAGCTCACTACTCTTTCACATCATGAAAAGTCAATTATATGATATCATCCTTTGCTATTATTATTGCTCTAAGACCAATTTGTGACATGTAGCTTTCATAGGCTgaataataatctttttttttttctagtgagTGTTGGAAAATATAAGTCCCATATCGTTGTCTTACTTCTTAAAATGCAGTTTATATATCTAGGACAATTTTATTTAAGGTCAACTGATTAGTTAAAGAATTATCACAAATCTAAGAAGATATTTTTGACAGATTCTTACTCAGCtcaaaaaaacttgaaaaatgcatgcaaaagagaaatttaaaaaaaaatagttggacAAGGGAAGGAATAGTTCAAGACCTTCCCCATGCTTTCACAAGAAGAAAGCCAAAATACTAGTTTAacgtgttaaaaaataattgataaatgtgTTTAAGATAGTTGTTATCCGACTAAGAGCAACTATAAAGTGGTTGTTTATCTCTGTTTCTTATAGTTAAGAAACGGTGTTTAATTGATTTTAGTATTGAAATAAGTGATAAGTTGTAGTTGCTTATTTATATAACGCTGATTAACAATttcttaacaataaaaaattatatttttaataaataatttcaattgagTCCATTTGAGCAACTCATCGTGTTGGAGAAAAAATAGGAAAAGTTCTTAAGTGTGATGTGGTGAGTAAGACTCcccaaaaattcatttaaatttaatgagCAACTTTAACAATGTAGATGCTCTATTATATAATATGAGTTGTTTATTATTaatgatataattaatatgagttgtttgcagtaaaaaaaacaatgtagaTGCTCTGAAATAAAACTGATAGATACACTTCTATTATCACGGCGCAAAACAACGCCAGATGATAAACTACAAATTGCAGGATGAAGCACTGAAAGTGAAGAAATTTTCGGGAAGGTCACAAAGTATccgtttgtttttctttatcacattacacttcatttttttttctttactcggACGTTTCATTTCTCATTCCCTAAGTTTATGAGCTATGACAGTAGTATCGCTAATGAGAATGATTAcataagttatttaatttaagttaAGTAACCtggtttaactttttttccaaCTTTTTTTTCGCAGAAGCAGAAGACATAATGTTGTTTAATAAACTAataccataaataaaatatttttaatcattatcaCTCACATCAATAATCTTAGTATTTGAGTGAATTTTTATGTAAAGTGTTTAAATATATGTGAAATTTTAAGGcccacaaaattataaaaaataacttgtgctgagaagaaattaaaaattatcgtGATCGTGACTTAAATTTAAGCGTTAATTAGTGTGTAATTCTCGTacgtttttaaagaaaatttagaaACAGCCATGTCTATAACTTGACCACGGTTGTGTGTAATAACAGCCAGTTTTAGCTTAGACATAGACATCTAATTACATAATcatttctataatttaattttgtttgaaatggTTATGCCTTCTTGACACACGACCATGTTTCTTTCCCAACGTTTCTTGTGTCCATTTCTATCATAATcttctttaatattattatatcatatCATTTTCAGCAATCTCATCTCTAAACACTTTATTATAATCAAACTTAAATGGTCATtaagatcatttttaaaatatcattttcaaataCCAATCAGTTCTTtcaaagtttatataaaaaacttaaaacagaTTAACCAACctcattaaaaaaagaaaaaagttaagagGACTTTTCGTGAAGAATCCAGCCTGAAAGATTAGACTTTCTTGTCTAACCCTCAATGTAtcccaaggaaaaaaaaacgtaGTTACATATATCAGGAAGACACTTTGAAGAGGGAAGGGTTCAGAAAAAAGCACCAATTTTATTATACTAGGAAATTTCTAAAAAAGACAGCTCTGAAAGTGGAGAGATTCTTCGCATGCATTAGTATCCACTACAAGAAAACTTGGAAATTCGCTACAAAAATTTGATGgtgcaattttatttatttatttaagccaCATGATATCGTTTTTGTTGGTCCAATGCATTACACATGGTGCATTTTGATGTTGTgttctttatataaaaaaaaaaatggatgtgttgtgttgtgtgccAGAAGCTAAACAATACTAACATCTTACAACATCAAAAAAATGACCGGATCTCGCATTGAAGCTTCATCAGGTATAAACTGatagaaaaggagaaaaaagttattacaCATTCAAATGcgttaatttaaatttgtttcttcatatacgtatttttgtaataaatttaaGTACCAAGTCAAGCTTTTCATTGTCACAACATCACCGTGTATCTAAACCTTATATTATAAGATAGCAATGTGAAGCCTCATTGTAGTCTCCTGATTACTTCTCTTCACATTAAACCCTAGATACAAGTTGGGAAAATTGTTGAACAGGACTTACAAGGCAGAAATGGAAAATTGTTCCCAAATTAAAAAAGGGTTCAGATGAAGAGACATAAACACATGATAAACGAAAGTCTGGACAGAATGTTCTCATATCAAAAAAGATTGGAGCACAAATAAGCAGCACAACCTATTGGAGATGTGAAAGGGCATGTGCACAATGGCCTTGCAGATTCTGAGTTATTCAAAAGCAAGGTGATCGTATGGATTGCTAAAATTCTCAAGGATGGCCATGGTTTATTCAAGATCAAAGGGATGGCCACAAAAAGTTTATATGAACACAAAGATAATTGGTGTGAAGTGTGCTAGACCTGAGAATGGAACTAGGATAACTGAAAACAAAACCTATTGGAGGATCTCCTTGAATAATTATGTCCAGTGGAAGAATTGAGATTGAAAAAAGGAGTAATGATGAGGTATGCATTCACATTGCTTAGCTTGAGGTGTGAGAGACATTGCTACTTGTGGTGCTAGTGACAGCGGCTAAAGGACCTGAACTTTGGGAAGGTGGTTGAGTGCTCGATTGAGAAATGGGTCCACCAGTCGACAAAGTCGAGCCGATTGACCCAGTCAATGTTGATGAAGGCATTCTGGATGGAACAGACTCTTTACTGGATCCTGAGCTAGGTTCAGGCCgcaaatctgaagatgaagatgatggaGCAAGAGTAGCAATTGTTGAACCCACAGGATAGGGTGCAACTGGCATGTCAGCCAGGGAAGAAGCAGATGGACTATAACTCATTGATCCCATAGGATGATCGAATTTACATGCAGAACCAAACTTACATACTCCATGTTGTGCATAATGAGTGCAAGCTGGTGCCCCCTGATTATCAAACACAAACATTAGATTGAGACGATTAAGAAGGCAGTCaagatatttttcaaaaacaattcaATTGAATAGGCAATCTTATCGTTACTAAGTGCTAGTTTTGTAAACCTATAGtgacaaaaaaaacatacacTGGTGCCAAAGGCTCTTCACAATGCGAATTTATAGGAgtgacaaaattaaaataagtaaagagGAATGATAGGGACACATTCTCTTACACTCTTTTTAACACTATTATTGACTAAAATTAATTGGAAGTAGAGATAGTGTTAGAAAGTGCGTGTCTAGCATttctcataaattaaatattttaagatactTTCGTTGAACCAAAGTTAAGAGAAACACTAATGCACCACAAGGAGACAACAATTACAGCAGAGAGGAACATTAAAGACTAGTTTATCATATTTCAAAAGACACATTCAAGAAAATGAAGTACACCTAATTTCTAGAATATGGAAAACTAGAATcaatcctaattaaaaatcacatgAAGGAAACATAAATATTACCCATGAAAACAATGTTTGAACAACTCAAGCTAGTATTGAAAATAGATTGAGACTTGAGAGACAAAAAAGATGACAGCATGAGCACCAAGCTCGACAAAGAAACATGCAGCACAAGGTGTTTCCTAGTATTGGTCATAGATTTCAAGCAAATGCAACTGATGGGGCAAGTAGCACAAAGCCACAAACCCAAATAGAATGTATAAttcttgcataaaaactttataCTTGACCTAACAGGCATTCCATGACAGAAGTAACATTCAGGCAAATGAACAAGATAAAGAATGCAATGCTCAAACAGACAAAATCTTGTGTAACAGAAAATAAACCAAAAGGAATAAAGGGAAATTAAGTTGGAGGTCACATAAGAGAAACTAACTGAAATAGGCAAAACAGTGATACCAGGGAAGATGCATAAGGTGAATCTATTATGGtgcaatgaataaaaaaattgaagaaggaCCTGAAAAGCACTCAATGGcaactaaaaattagaaaataaagaaaatagtatgaaataacattaaattaagaaacaaataCCAAAACATAATGAAACAAACCACAAAACTGGTAAAACACTTCTTTCACAGAAATCACGTAACTGATTGTCAGAAAACCATTACAGAAAGCAAATTAAATAGTGTTGATTGATCCACGTAGTACAGAActtcacctagtgggataagactTAGTTGTAGGGTAACTAGTagaacatattaataaaaaaattcctgGTACTTAAATCAGCTGATATGGAGACGGATGTTGAGTGTTGACATGCTTACCTGAGACTCTTCAACCAGAGAATATTTTACTATATACACATCTTATAGGGGGAAAACAACGAAAAGGGGAAAAGAGTGAAACGCTGATCCTTAGAATATTTTACTGTATACCACATCATGGCTAACTCTAAAAACACAGCAATGAGCATAAAGAAGAAACCTGTTCAAACTAACACCAAATTAGCTTAGACTCTACCAGTCTACAAGGGAAATTGGAATATATAAAACCAGAGTTTTTAGCGGATCTTGCCCATAATGCTTATAGTACTTCTTCCACATTCTAGCTTCCAAGGAATATTGTATGCTATttatcaatcaataaatttttgttatcaAATATCAATCTAATATGTTTTACAACAGATACCATTTACAAGAATCCCAGATAGAGCAAAATAAATACACCCTAGTCATTGAACCCTCTCTTAAATTATTACATTACAGATATCTTTAGTTTCATTGACTCACCAGAACGAACCTGAATGATCAACACCGAGATTTTACTTCACGGGTGtatattattatgataattCTACTCATTTATTTAGACAACTATATGCATATGCCAAGATCTGTATGCTTAAATCccttaaatttaaaagttttattgagTATAGACACTCCATAATTTACAGAGGAAACAAAACGTTTTATTATATTTGGCTGAACATTAATCTCTGAAGAACCTAAAAACTCATACTAGTCTCAAGCATAAGACATGACGAGCAGCATTTTATaacaaagacaaaaaagaatTTTGGACAAAGATGAccatcaaaatcaaaacaatctTACACATTTCCTAAAGCCAAAAGAAGTTAACAGATCAATTTTCAAATAAGAAATTGCTAAGATGCCAAGCTGATCTAAATATAGGAATATGATTCCTAACCTGATGTTGGCTACTGGAGAAAATGTAAGGAGACAATGGCTGGTTTATCCCTAATTTGATTCGTCCACAGACTTCAGTTTTAGTCCCTGCCATTCATGATAATCATTCTTAAGACTATGTGCAATGATGTTTAAATGTGTATTTTAAGTAACACGTGCCAATTTCACGCATACGGCCATTAACACACCTGACCACTCTCACCCCCACCTCCTCCCTAGTGGGGAATGCAGATATCTGAATACTGACAACTTGTATGCAGGACTAATTATTGGCATAAAAATCTTAAATAGGAGTACACTATATTCATTTACAAGATCTTTGAGTACCAACTGAACTTGTTTTTGATAGTGACATCTAAGTGATAAATATGGTCTTGGACTGCCACAAGGCACAGATTCTCAACCTTGTTCCTATGATCCTATTATTCAATCAAGTACTGTACCAAACCATTCCTGGTGGGATCAGTATTTTATTTCTAACTCCTGAGTTTGCAAGCCCTAGATGTGCATATGACATACAGATTATGATTGCTAAGGCTTGAAATTTGGAACAAATAGGTTGGCAACTTAGTGTTGTTCTGATTCAAAGTAGCAACTTATCACCCTATGTATGAATAACATACTCCAAAAACGACTTCATACAAAGTACATCTTGATAATACCACTGTAACAGGCACTATAGGTATCGTAAGATCATTACCCAGTAATCAATAGCATGTTAACATATACGAGATCATAAATTATAATCTACAAGCAAGCTACTAAAAGAGGAATTGTAAAACTTTCATgtactaaaaaatgaaaacttccATATATGTGGGAAAGATATATATGCCAGCCAAAAAAGGATAAAGATGAAATACACAAATTCATTATTAGTAGCAGATCTAACTATAATATGCATGACTCAGGAAATTGCCTTAAGGAGTACACAGAAAAAATAACCCTTTATTATCAATACATTAATGTGAGAAAGAGAATTCCCTCGTGATTATGCAGAAGAAACTAATCAGAGTAGCATTCAAATACAACAGAACATGATAATATCAATCACAAGAATTTATGATGTTTCAGTGTTTTCTTACAAACTTAAAGAGTCATGGTAAGTTTTAAATGTTTATAGTACACGGTATTCCTTGCTCAGGAAGAGAACATATCCACAGACATTTTGAAGAAATTTCTAACTGAACTTACCCCCACTAAAATGAATGGATGACAAAGTGGGAATTCCACTCTCATAAAGGTACAATCAAGCCCAAGGAGACTATTAAAACAACAGTTTTACCTCCGTGCTTTCAAATTCTCCAAGAAGAATCCCCAATAGACTAAAGATGTAAGAGTTCAAATATCCTccaattttatgattaaaacaCTCATTCACTAGGCATTCTTGATATCATTTCATCAAATGATGTTTCATCTAAATTTTAAAGATGGTACAGGTGTGATTTAACCCAACATGAATGCCTGACACATGCAAGTATAAATACAAAAGCTCACCATCTCATAAAAGTGTATCGTAAAAATAaccaaagaacaaaaacaaggaATAATGGTTCCTATTATGATTTGTTCTCAAACATGAATTGCAAACTAAGCTTGGGTTTCAGTAAACATGTTTTAAATCTCCCAAAAAGCTATTTGGAACAAAACAATAAGAAGTCTTTTGGTTATAATTCACAAATAGCTATTTTGATCTCTGGAAACTACAAAACTCTGTTGGAGGGAATATGGATCAACAACAGAAAAGCTTTTTCCTACTATGTGGAAGCGGGGAGATGGATCATGCATTTGTAATTCACAACTCAGTAAAAGGCGCCATATATTTCAACAAAGTTGAGAGGCAACCATTACCGGGCGCAAAGGAAGACCTGCAGGACTAAGAATCACATTTGCTTTTGGCGCACTCATGTCCGGCACACTCATGTCCGGTGGAGGGTTATACCTATATGATGGACCAAATTTAACCTCCCCTGTTTTCAGATAATACTGATATTCTGGTTGGTTAGACCTTTCTGGAAATGCCTGCTCCTTCTGACTACTGCTTGGAGGACCAACTGGGGAACCAGAAGGTGGATAAGGTCCAGGATAGGCAGCTGCTGGTGAAGGTAGCTGGGTTATCCCATAAAGCTGTGCTGAACCAACATTAGATGGAGTACCAGAAGGAAGAACAGCACCTGATGCAGAAGCCTGCACCAAGAGCTCAATAGTTAATGGCTTCAATGAATGCATGTATAATTTGACTGAACAATCAAAAAGAAATGCTTGACCTACTTGATAAGGACCCCAGCCAGAAATAGGTACCATGGCAGGGGACAGTACCACAGGTCCATAGGGGCTCTGGACTAATGAGCCAGGCAGCATAGGAGGCCTCGCAACCAGCACACCAATTTGCTGGGACGAAGGACCAGGTGGGGGCTGCATGGTTGAATATAACGGCGAAGGTACTGGTACAGGCAAAGGTGAAACTGGGGCAAATGGCGATGGTGGAATTTGGATGCCAGCAGGAACTGGATGATGGAATTTACAAGTTGCACCAAACTTGCATTGTCCTGTTTTCACATAATAGGAACACTCCTTCTCACCCtgttatcatatttataaacaTTCAAACTCGGATCAAAATATTTCCATGATCAGAAAACAAAACAGAACATTCAAAAGCATGCCTAGCCTTATGTAGTAAATACAAAAAGTGATACAGACCTGTCGCAATGGATATCCATAATAATTTAGTGACACAGGGGTAGCAGCAGCGCCCCCTGCTCCTGCCTGCCTGGGGTGGTGGTACTTGCAAGATGAACCAAATTTGCATGTCCTTGTCCTCATGAAATACTGCATTTTAACCATCAGCAGATACAGTCACAAGCCTTAAAAACAAccgaaaacaaaaataacataaccACACTCCATCCATCCTTGACAACATTATTTcacaaaaaacaagaaattgcAGTGTGAGCCATCAAACTGAATCATTCAGCAGAACCATAAACAGCACCTGGCACACAGGCTGGCCTACTCGTTCCGGATGCTCCCCTGCAGTCCTCTCAGCTCCGGCAACCTAAGCAACacaaataaacataaacaaatTACAAAACACCAAATCAAAGTACACAATGCAAACATCTTAATCTCAGTGAAACAACGAAAAAACTTGGTGATTTTCAGCAAGATCAGACGAAATTGCGAACGTAAAAGCACACAATGGCATCATGAAAACCCTTTAAGcaagaagaaggaagagaaataGTTACCACGGCACGATCACGAGGATGGTTGAACCGACAGCGGGAACCGAAGCCACAGAAGCCGGTCCTCAAATAGTAAGTGCAATCAACCTCATCGGGGCGTTGCGGATACGATTCCTCCCCAGCACCACCACCCATTCCCAATTGCCACACAGGCTCTGCATTTTCCACAATCAAGATCGAACCCGCTTTAGAAACATCCCACATTCCCCCAAAACCATAAATCACAATAGAGAACTGCAGAAACACAATAGAGAGACAGATAGAGAGATACCTTCGAGCCCGGTTTGGGCTTCGGGCTCGGCCCATTCCGGCGACGGATCAGACCGCGAACCTTCACTGGACCGGCCGTACTGCTCCATTGCACCGAACCGAACCGGAGAACGGAGCTGATTCGACGATAATCGGAAAACCACAATGAGAACCTCCGATCAAATGGAaactagagagagaaaaaatgggGGTTAGATTTTCTGATTTTCTggggtttctctctctctctaactcGCACAGACAGCGTTTGTCTCTGTTTTCTCCTCTCTCTTgattctctctctcacacacacacctTCACTTACTCTCTCTTTCAGTTTCAAAGCGTGTTctgattttctctctctctctctgaggGGGCTTCTTTTATTGGTCTGTGAGTTTGTtggttggttttatttatttatatgcaccCGCCAACACATCCCACAAAAATtaccaaatatttatttttgtttttattcgcCTTATTACTATTTTCATTGTTCAAATAAAGAATAAtgccaatatttattttatattttaagagaGAGAATCTCAGGAATTGGAAAATTGTGTGAGAGATTGATGAGAAGCTGATTTGGAACTGACCCAGGGAGAAGGTGGAGTTTTATTAGTGAGAGAGAAAGTTGTGAAAAGACCAAAATAACCTTGAACTTCAACATGTGGAATAGTGGGAGTCAAATAGAGTATGGGAGATATGACAGAGTTGTCCTTTCCTATTAGACTTGattgattcaaaataaaaaacataaaaggaaggttagttcattaattaattattaattaaaattagtcaTGTGTTGTGGGCTATGGCTGACAGGTGATGACAGCATATGCAAAAAAGAGCACGAGATAGATGCTATCGGTCCCACGTGGCATAAAAGGAAGATCTTCCTTAAAAGGGGTAAAAGGTCACAAGCGTTTACTATGTCACAACCAGCATGGAATACTTTCCCCTACGCAAATTTCTCAACAGTTATTATGGCCAAATAGGGAAGGATAAATGAGTCAGTTCGTCTCGCATAAAGTCTGATCGTGTTGACATGAGAATGGATTAAGTCACTTCttacacaaaattaaaatattagtttgtcTTTGTCTTGTGAATCTCGCGGAACAAATGGACTGATTTACaggcttatttttaaaaaaatatatattttttaaaagaaaaaaatagtcaat
The nucleotide sequence above comes from Glycine soja cultivar W05 chromosome 11, ASM419377v2, whole genome shotgun sequence. Encoded proteins:
- the LOC114374011 gene encoding ethylene-responsive transcription factor ERF086-like is translated as MSTSRTSDASLKGYESNQTQMNLSLLQRNMSPSGERRGRGKQAEPGRFLGVRRRPWGRYAAEIRNPLTKERHWLGTFDTAQEAALAYDRAALSMKGCQARTNFIYSKDTNTNIFHNALTPMNTQPLLPPSHNTHNTQPTNQSGLSHHLGAISSHIENPSDMSAYGSPQDDNFFFSNDSNSGYLECIVQDNCFRKSNASASSHDLTIGHVNSNSMHVQPHFDTTQEALNMQTTVTSNYADISYPSQGLWNNQQSWDCSSNELAAMFKNPSRAEEGYMCMNALMYPFTDSSSYGFMTQAEAVSSTTFSPSLPPFGDADLGYSPF
- the LOC114376948 gene encoding zinc finger CCCH domain-containing protein 34-like, coding for MEQYGRSSEGSRSDPSPEWAEPEAQTGLEEPVWQLGMGGGAGEESYPQRPDEVDCTYYLRTGFCGFGSRCRFNHPRDRAVVAGAERTAGEHPERVGQPVCQYFMRTRTCKFGSSCKYHHPRQAGAGGAAATPVSLNYYGYPLRQGEKECSYYVKTGQCKFGATCKFHHPVPAGIQIPPSPFAPVSPLPVPVPSPLYSTMQPPPGPSSQQIGVLVARPPMLPGSLVQSPYGPVVLSPAMVPISGWGPYQASASGAVLPSGTPSNVGSAQLYGITQLPSPAAAYPGPYPPSGSPVGPPSSSQKEQAFPERSNQPEYQYYLKTGEVKFGPSYRYNPPPDMSVPDMSAPKANVILSPAGLPLRPGAPACTHYAQHGVCKFGSACKFDHPMGSMSYSPSASSLADMPVAPYPVGSTIATLAPSSSSSDLRPEPSSGSSKESVPSRMPSSTLTGSIGSTLSTGGPISQSSTQPPSQSSGPLAAVTSTTSSNVSHTSS